A genomic stretch from Hemibagrus wyckioides isolate EC202008001 linkage group LG20, SWU_Hwy_1.0, whole genome shotgun sequence includes:
- the LOC131370582 gene encoding G-protein coupled receptor 83-like produces the protein MRLCAPRALLSLACLAACILGQRALGVSNGSSLHELLALAEAASNGTSLYALDEGALADWRSLAGRKREGAEREHAAVRPLLIFSYSVIIVVSLFGNVLVCHVVMKNKRSRSATSLFIANLAVADIFITLLNTPFTLVRFVNSTWVFGRGMCHISRFVQYCSLHVSTLTLTAIALDRRQVILYPLKPRMCTGQGAVCVVFIWLMASCFSLPHAIFQKLFTFVYSKDIVRSLCVPDFPDPSELYHQYLDLATFILLYVLPLLIITAAYSAVARRLWRRNAIGDVTSEQYFLQRRKRKRTIKMLVLVVLVFAVCWFPLNCYVVLLSSHAIHSNNAVYFSFHWLAMSSTCYNPFIYCWLNQSFRAELTYLLSMCRKGRGRGRGSSGQGEEQEERPPPLNSCQRAAWPESHASSQPSDHKESHALRTTSLGQSAKTDILSVEPIVTVG, from the exons ATGCGGTTGTGCGCCCCTCGCGCGCTCCTCTCTCTCGCATGCCTGGCAGCCTGCATCCTGGGACAGCGCGCGCTCGGCGTCTCCAACGGCTCGTCGCTGCACGAGCTGCTCGCGCTCGCTGAGGCCGCCTCGAACGGCACGAGCCTGTACGCGCTGGACGAGGGCGCGCTCGCGGACTGGCGGTCACTGGCGGGGCGGAAGCGCGAGGGCGCGGAGAGGGAGCACGCGGCGGTCCGGCCGCTGCTCATCTTCAGTTACTCGGTGATCATCGTCGTGTCGCTGTTCGGTAACGTGCTCGTGTGCCACGTGGTGATGAAAAACAAGCGCTCGCGCTCCGCTACCAGCCTCTTCATCGCCAACCTGGCCGTGGCGGACATCTTCATCACCCTGCTGAACACACCGTTCaccctg gtGCGCTTTGTGAACAGTACGTGGGTTTTTGGCAGAGGGATGTGTCACATCAGCCGTTTTGTGCAGTATTGCTCTCTGCATGTgtcaacactcacactcacggcCATCGCACTGGACAGAcggcag gtgatCCTGTATCCTCTGAAGCCGAGGATGTGCACCGGTCAGGGTGCTGTGTGTGTCGTCTTCATTTGGCTCATGGCCAGTTGTTTCTCGCTGCCACACGCCATCTTCCAGAAACTCTTCACCTTTGTctacag TAAGGACATTGTtcgctctctgtgtgtgccgGACTTTCCTGACCCGTCTGAACTCTACCATCAGTACCTGGACTTGGCGACCTTCATCCTCCTGTACGTCTTGCCGCTCCTCATCATCACGGCTGCATACTCAGCGGTGGCGCGTCGTCTCTGGCGCCGTAACGCCATCGGCGATGTCACCAGTGAGCAGTACTTCCTCCAGCGGAGGAAGAGGAAACGGACCATCAAGATGCTGGTGCTGGTGGTTCTGGTGTTCGCCGTGTGCTGGTTCCCGTTAAACTGCTACGTGGTTCTGCTGTCCAGTCACGCCATCCACTCCAACAATGCCGTCTACTTCAGCTTCCACTGGCTGGCCATGAGCTCCACCTGCTACAACCCCTTCATCTACTGCTGGCTGAACCAGAGCTTCAGGGCCGAGCTCACGTACCTACTGAGCATGTGCAGGAAAGGGCGGGGCAGGGGGCGGGGCAGCAGCGGGCAAGGGGAAGAGCAGGAAGAGAGGCCTCCGCCACTTAACAGCTGTCAGAGAGCGGCCTGGCCGGAAAGCCACGCCTCCTCACAGCCGTCCGATCACAAAGAGAGCCACGCCCTCAGGACCACCTCTCTCGGCCAATCAGCGAAGACCGACATCCTGTCAGTGGAGCCGATTGTCACCGTGGGCTGA